GGACAACAAGAGTTCAAGGTTCACTATCGAAGTTGACCCGAACCTGCCGGCATCAGTATATACCGATGGGAACCGTCTGAAACAAGTACTCAAGAATCTGCTTTCGAACGCCTTCAAGTTTACGGAAAAAGGTGAAGTTAAACTGCGAATGGCCCAGGCAACAAAAGGATGGAGCTTTGACCATAAAATCCTGAATCAGGCAAGACGCGTGATCGCTTTTTCGGTAACTGATACCGGGACCGGCATCCCACTGGACAGGCGGATGGTCATCTTTGAGGCATTCCAACAGGCTGACACAGGCACTGCCCGCAAGTATGGCGGCACAGGGCTGGGGCTTTCGATCAGCAGGGAGATCGCACGCCTCCTCGGAGGAGAACTCTGCCTTATGGAGAGTGAAGTCGGCAAGGGAAGCACCTTTACTCTCTTTCTGCCCGATGAGTATATCTCCTATAGGGCGCTGCAAGAAGGTGAAGCTTCCGAGGAGCCGAAGGACAAATGGTTTGAAGAGATAAGCCCTGAAGCAGCAGATAAAAAAGCGGTAAAGGGGATATCCTCTGCCAGAAAAGATGTCTTGCCCATTCATATCCCCGATGATCGGCAGGTAATACAAAAGGGAGAGAGGGTAATACTGATTGTTGAGGACGACCCTCAATTCGCAAAAATACTCCTCGATATAGCCCATGAAAAGGGCTTTAAGGGAGTGGTGACACCCGAGGGTGGTAATGTCCTGGAATTAACCAGACAGTTCAAAGCCGATGCGATTACCCTGGATATCCGCCTGCCTGATGTGGACGGATGGACTGTCCTCGACCGTCTGAAACTCGACCCCGAACTTAGACATATCCCTGTGCATATCATTACTGTAGAGGAAGAACGGTTACGCGGACTTCAGCGCGGGGCCTTTGCCTATCTCGAAAAGCCGGTGAGCAGAAATAGACTGGATGAGGCATTTTCAAAGATTGAGGGCTTTATCAAAAAGCCGAAAAAGAACCTGCTTGTGGTAGAAGACAATGACGATGAGCGTAAGGTCATCGTAGGCCTGCTTGGAGATGGCGACATCAAAATTACAGCCGTTGACACGGGTAAAAAGGCCCTGGATGCGCTCAAGAAGGATCAATTCGACTGCATGGTGCTCGACCTGAGGCTCCCGGACATTTCAGGCTTCGAGGTCATGGATGAGATGGAAAGGGACCCCGCCCTTTCCGAGATACCGATTGTTGTTTTTACAGGGAAGGGACTCACCCAGAAAGAGAAGACCCGGCTTCAGCAGAAGGCAATGTCGGTAATCGTCAAAGGCGCCGGCTCCGCAGAGCGACTCCTCGACGAAACTGCCCTTTTCCTTCACAGGGTAGCCTCAAAACTGCCTGAACCCAAGAGAAAGATGATCGAGAAGCTCTATCAGGCAGATTCGGCACTCCATGGTAAGAAGGTATTGATTGTGGATGACGATGTCAGGAACATCTTCGCCCTGACCACTTTGCTTGAGCGGTATAACATGGAAATCCTCTCCGCTGAAAACGGCAGGGATTCCATCAAGATTCTCAATGAGAAGAAAGACATTGATCTGGTATTGATGGACATCATGATGCCTGAGATGGACGGATACGAAACCACAAAACGGATACGGAAGATTTCTGAGTTCAAAAATCTCCCCATCATCGCACTCACGGCAAAGGCTATGAAGGGAGACAGGGAAAAGTGTATCGAGGCCGGTGCCTCGGACTACATAACAAAGCCGGTAGATACAGGACAACTCCTTTCACTGATTAGGGTGTGGCTCTTTAAGTAATAGGAGGCAGGAGGCAGTTACTGCCTACTGCTTCCTGACGTCGTAAGGAGAACCTATGAAGTCGTCCAACAAAGAGGTCGAGGAAATCGAGATTGGCCTGCTTCTGGAGGGAATATACCGTCAATACGGCTATGATTTCCGCGACTACGCCCCGGCGTCCCTGAAACGGAGGATATTGAAGGCAATGGCTGATGAGAAACTGAACACAGTTTCCGCCCTTCAG
The window above is part of the Syntrophales bacterium genome. Proteins encoded here:
- a CDS encoding response regulator; amino-acid sequence: MPEGDNKSEFLSNMSHELRTPLNSLLILAQQLADNLEGNLTGKQVDFAKTIYGSGNDLLTLINDILDLSKVESGKVTLELGNVFFTELRDHVDRTFRHMADNKSSRFTIEVDPNLPASVYTDGNRLKQVLKNLLSNAFKFTEKGEVKLRMAQATKGWSFDHKILNQARRVIAFSVTDTGTGIPLDRRMVIFEAFQQADTGTARKYGGTGLGLSISREIARLLGGELCLMESEVGKGSTFTLFLPDEYISYRALQEGEASEEPKDKWFEEISPEAADKKAVKGISSARKDVLPIHIPDDRQVIQKGERVILIVEDDPQFAKILLDIAHEKGFKGVVTPEGGNVLELTRQFKADAITLDIRLPDVDGWTVLDRLKLDPELRHIPVHIITVEEERLRGLQRGAFAYLEKPVSRNRLDEAFSKIEGFIKKPKKNLLVVEDNDDERKVIVGLLGDGDIKITAVDTGKKALDALKKDQFDCMVLDLRLPDISGFEVMDEMERDPALSEIPIVVFTGKGLTQKEKTRLQQKAMSVIVKGAGSAERLLDETALFLHRVASKLPEPKRKMIEKLYQADSALHGKKVLIVDDDVRNIFALTTLLERYNMEILSAENGRDSIKILNEKKDIDLVLMDIMMPEMDGYETTKRIRKISEFKNLPIIALTAKAMKGDREKCIEAGASDYITKPVDTGQLLSLIRVWLFK